The window AAGGTGCTGAACTTCCTCGATTTCGCTGGCACGTGGGACCCGAGCCTCGCCTTCGTCATGGCGGGCGCGGTCGCAATCGCCTTTGTCGGCTTCCGCGTCGCCGGCGGGCGCGCCCGTCCAATCCTCGCCGAGCGCTTCCATTGGCCGGTCAGCCGGGCGGTTGATCCGCGCGTGATCGTCGGGCCGGCGGTGTTCGGGATCGGCTGGGGTCTCTCCGGCTTCTGCCCCGGTCCGGCCGTCGCGGCTTTGGGCCTGCTGGCGCCCGGGACCTTCGTCTTCGTCGGCGCCATGCTGATCGGCATGGCGATCGCCCGTGCCCTCACCGCCCCGCGCGTGCCGCAGGACCAATCCCACCCGGTCGCCGGCACCCGGCCGTAACCGCCGCAATCATGAGGTGAAGATCATGAGGTCTCGATCGTGAAGCCGCTACCGAGCGAGACCGCGGCTTCCGCGGGCTGGGACCTCGACGCCATCGTGGCCGATCTTCGGCGCTCGCGGGAGGTGCTGCACAACATCCGCCACAAGGGCAGCGTCCGCGAACTGCCCTCGCGCCGGGCGCTCGCGGAGGTCGTGGAGCACCTCTCGGCCGCGCTGTTCCCAACCCATTTCGGGGCAACGGATCTCACCGACGAGAGCATCGATTATTTCGTCGGCGCGAGCCTCGGCCAGGCCCTGTCTGCGCTCGCCGAGCAGATTCGGCGCGGACTTCGCTTCGGTCCGGCTCAGGTCGAAGCCGAGACCGGGCTCGAGGCGAAGGCGGCCGAGATCACCCGCACCTTCGCCCACCAGCTTCCCGACATCCGCGCCCTTCTCGTCAGCGATCTCCAGGCCGCCTACGAGGGCGATCCCGCCGCGACCAGCTTCGCCGAGATCCTGCTCAGCTATCCCGGCGTGGTCGCCGTCCTTCATTACCGGCTCGCCCATGCCTTGCACCGCCTGGGCGTGCCCTTCCTGGCGCGGCTCATTTCCAAGATCGCCCACTCCCAGACGGGGATCGACATTCACCCCGCCGCCGAGATCGGGTCCGGCTTCTTCATCGACCACGGCACGGGGGTCGTGATCGGCGAGACGGCGATCATCGGCAACCACGTCCGGCTCTACCATTCGGTGACCCTCGGCGCGAAGCGCTTCGCGGTCGACGAGACCGGCGCCCTCATCAAGGGAAAGCCGCGCCACCCGATCGTCGAGGACGATGTCGTGATCTATGCCGGCGCCACCGTGCTCGGTCGCATCACCATCGGGCGCGGTGCCGTCATCGGCGGCAATGCCTGGGTCACCCAGGACGTCGCGCCGGGTGCGGTTCTCCTCAAAGCCGCGTCGGATTGATGACACGCGCCGCGGCGCGGCGGGCGATCCGGCCGCGCCGTCGAGACGATCATGGCTTTACACGGTCGCGACGAGGAATTTGGTTCTCTCAAAAGACCGTGATCGGGATGGAGTAAAACATTTCATAGAGACTTTCCGGCATCCTAATTTTATCTTTGTTTCATTGATTTCAAGATGTTGACGACGTTCTGCGCAGTGATACGCTTGGTATTGTAGAAGCATAATTCGTCGAAAGCCTCCGCGTAGAGCGCGGATTGTCGAGAGATAAAGGCGCGATAAGGCGCGCGGGCCGTCTTTTGTGGTCCGTAAGGGAGATGTTCTGTCGGGCGATCTCGACGGACATCCCGCATGACACGCGCCGAACGTTTCCCCGAGCGAGAGCAAGAGCCAACATGACTTCACCATCGAGCGTTCCCGCACCGCATCTCAGCGTCAGCGCTGGCGCGGCGCGCAATCTCGCCACCGCCACCGTCACGGCGGTCCAGAATTCTGAAACGACGCCGCGCTGGCTGCACCGGCTGCTGCCCTGGATCGACGTCGCCGGCGGTGTCTACCGCGTCAACCGGCGCAAGCTGGTCGTCGGCGGTGCCGGTCTGGTGGCGACCGAGGGGCACGGCGACGCGGCCCGCATCGTCGCGGAGAGCCTGCGCAGCATTCCAATCTTCGCTGCCCTCGACGCCGAAACGCTCGAGGCGCTCGCGGCGCGGTTCAAGGCGCGGCATCACGACGCCGGGGCTGAACTCCCGGCCGTCGGGGGGACTCACCGGACCCTGGTGGTCGTTGCCGAGGGTTCGGTCGAGCTGTTCGGGATCGGCCCCTATGGCGGTCGCCTGCGCGAGCGCCTCGTCGGCACTGGCGGCTTCTACGGGGAGCGTGGTCTCGTGGACGAGGCGGGCGGTCCGGCGAGCGCCGCGCGGGCGCTGTCCGCGGTCACCGTGCTGACGCTTGATCATGGAGCGCTCGCGGACGCGCCGGCGCTCGGCGCGGCGGTGGCGGCTGCCGCCGCGGCGCGAACCGCCCTCGAGGCGGATGCCAACATCTACGGAGAATCGAAGATCGATCTCCTCGCCGGCCATACCGGGGAGCCGCTGCTGCCGACGACCTTCGTCGACTATGCCGACCATCCCCGCGAATATCATCTGAGCACCATCCAGACGGTGCTGCACACCCACACCCGCATCACCGATCTCTACAGCAACCAGATCGACCAGCTTCGCGAGCAGGTCCGCCTCACCGTCGAGGCGGTGAAGGAGCGCGAGGAATGGGAGCTCATCAACAACCCGGATTTCGGCCTGCTCCATGAGGTGGCGCCGGGCTTCCGCGTGCCGACCCGCAGCGGCGCGCCGACGCCGGACGATCTCGACGAACTGATCGCGCTCGTCTGGAAGAAGCCCGCCTTCTTCCTCGCCCATCCGAAGGCGATCGCGGCGTTCGGCCGGGAAGCGACGCGGCGCGGCGTGCCGCCGGCGACGGTCAACCTGTTCGGTTCGCCGTTCATCACGTGGCGCGGCATTCCGCTGGTGCCGTCCGACAAGGTTCCGATCGTCCGCCGCAACGGCGTCGAGACCACGAGCATCCTGCTCTTGCGCGTCGGGGAAGGCGAACAGGGCGTCGTGGGCCTCCAGAAGGCGGGCGTCACCGGCGAGGTCGAGCCGGGGCTGTCGGTGCGCTACAGCGGCACCAACGAGCATTCCATCGCCTCTCATCTCGTCACGCGTTATTTCTCTGCGGCCGTCCTGATCGACGACGCCATCGCCCGCCTCGACGACGTGCTGATCGGTCAGTACCATGACTACAAATATTGAGGTCGGCCGGACGCCCGACTTTCCGTCGGGCGCCGAACTCACGGGGATCGTCAATGACGATCCCTTCCACTCCGCTCTGATCGCGCGGCTCGCGAACGAAATCTTCGCGGAGGCACGCGGCGGGCCGGCCCTGGGGATCCTCCCGGGGTCTGGCATCGCGTCGCCTGGGATCGCGTCGCCTGGGATCGTAGCGCCGGCGGCGACGTCGCCGGCGACCACCCCGCCGTCGTTCGCGCCGGCGCCCCCGAGCCCGCTGCATCTGGTGCTCCCTTCCGCCGACGCGGTCGATGCGGGCTTCGGTGTCCCGGTGGCGTCGGCGGCCGTGCCGACCGCGCCGACGGTGCCCGGCGCGTTCACGGCGCCCTCCAACGTTACGGCGCTGCCGTGGGTGGCGCCCGAGACGGTTTCCCCGGCGGTCAGCGCGCTCGAACCGGCGGCGGCGTCTCGCCCGCCGGTGCATCCGCCTCACCCGGGCGCGGAGCGCGCCACCGACGTGGCGTCCTCGCCGCATGAGGCAAACGGCCACCCAGGGGAACCCGCTCCGTTCGGCGCGGAGGATTCCTATCCCTTCGGCGAGCCGCGTTATGCCGGGGCGCTCGCGTTCCGGCACCACGCCGAGATCCCGACCGAGGGGCGCTATGGTGCCGCCGCGACGCCGGATTTCTATTTCCTCCAGCACGGCGGGTCGCGCAAGGCGGAGACGCGGGTCGAACCGCAGCCGCGCAGCCCGCAGGCCCCGGCCCATCATCCGGCCCCGCCGCTCTCCACCTTCGACGTGCAGGCGATCCGGCGCGACTTTCCGGCTCTGCACCAGACCGTGAACGGCAAGCCGCTCGTCTGGCTCGACAACGCGGCGACGACGCACAAGCCGCAGAGCGTCATCGACATCACGTCGGAGTTCTATTCGCGGCATAATTCGAACATCCACCGCGCGGCGCACACCCTCGCCGCGCGCTCAACCGATCTGTTTGAGGGCGCGCGGGATAAACTCCGCGATTTCGTCGGGGCGGCGGATTCGAAGGAGATCATCTTCCTGCGCGGCACCACCGAGGCGATCAACCTCGTCGCGCAGTCCTACGGCCGCAGCCATTTCAAGCCGGGCGACGAGATCGTCGTCACCCACATCGAGCACCACGCCAACATCGTGCCCTGGCAACTCGTCGCGCAGGCGACCGAGGCGGTGCTGCGGGCCGCGCCGGTCAACGATCGCGGCGAGCTCATCTTCGACAAGTTCGTCGCCCTGCTCGGGCCGCGGACGAAGTTCGTCTCGGTGACCCACGTCGCCAACGCGCTCGGCACCATCAACCCCGTCGAGCAGATCATCGCCGCGGCCCACGCCTGGGGCGTGCCGGTGCTCATCGACGCCGCGCAATCGTCGCCCCACATTCCGCTCGACGTGCGGGCGCTCGACGCCGACTTCCTGGTGCTCTCCGGGCACAAGGTGTTCGGACCGACCGGGATCGGCATCCTCTACGGCAAGGCGCATCTGCTCGAGGCGCTGCCGCCGTGGCAGGGCGGCGGTCACATGATCCGGGACGTGACCTTCGAGAAGACGGTCTTCAATCACATTCCGGAGAAGTTCGAGGCCGGGACGCCCGACATCGCCGGGGCGGTCGGGCTCGGCGCGGCGATCGACTATCTCCAGCGCGTCGGGCTGCCGGCGATCGCCGCCTACGAGCACGATCTCCTCGTCTATGCCACCGAGGCGCTCGCGACGGTGCCCAAGCTCCGCCTGATCGGCACCGCGGCGGCCAAGGCGAGTGTGCTTTCCTTCGTCATCGACGGCTACGCGCCGGATGCCGTGTCGCGCCATCTCGACAAGCACGGCATCGCGACGCGCTCCGGCCACCATTGCGCCCAGCCGGCTCTCAGGCGGTTCGGGGTCGAGACAACCGTTCGGGCCTCTCTCGCGTTCTACAACACGCGCGAGGACGTCGACGCGCTCATACGGGCCCTGCACCTGCTGCCACGCGCCTGAAGTGCGTGCGGCGGTCCAGGCTCGAAGCCAAGTGTGGTCGGGGGCTCGCCCCGGCCGCGCCGATCCGATCGACGGCGGAGTTGAGATCATGCCATTTCCATCAGCAGCGCGGCGATGGCGCGGCCGCGCCATCGCCTTCCTGGCCGCTCTCGTCGTGGCCGGGGCGGGCGTCCCGGCGCGGGCGGGCTCGGTCTACGACCACATCGAGGCGACGCACCAACTCGTCGTGGGGATGGAGGGCACCTATCCGCCGTTCAACTTCCAGGATTCCTCCGGCAAGCTGGTCGGATTCGAGGTCGATTTCGCCAATGCGCTCGCCGCCGAGCTGAAGGTGAAGCCGGTCTTCCAGCTCAGCAATTGGAGCGGTCTCCTCGGCGCGCTGCAATCGGGCCGCGTCGATGTCGTGATCAATCAGGTCGCCGACACACCGGAACGCGAGAAGATCTTCGATTTCTCCGAGCCCTATTCCTATTCCGGCATCCAGATCGTGGTGAAGAAGGGCAATCCGGACAACATCACCGGGCCGGAGACACTTGCTGGCAAGACGGTCGCTGCCGGGCTCGGCACCAATTATGGCCAGTGGCTCGTCAAGAACGTGCCGACTGCGATCCCGCGCACCTACGACGACAACGTCACGCCCTATCAGGATCTCGCCGCCGGCCGCATCGATGCGGTGCTCAACGACCGCCTCGTCGTCGCCGACATCGTCAAGCGCACCGGCAACGTCTTCGAGATCGTCGGCAAGCCGTTCGATCCCCAGGGCTCGTCGATCGCTCTGCCGAAGGACGCCGAATTGCAGGCGGCGCTGAACCACGCGATCGATGCGCTGCGAGCCAACGGCACGCTCAAGACGATCTCGGAGAAGTGGTTCGGGATCGACGTGACGGCGCGTCCGTGAGGCGGTGAGATCGATGGACCTCTCCGGCGCCTCGTCGCTTCAGCTCATCGCCCAGTCGCTCCCCTTCCTCCTGCGCGGCGCGGTCTATTCGATCGGCCTCGGGGTCGGCAGCATGGCGATCGGTCTCGTCATCGCCTTCTTCGTGGCGATCGTTCGTCTGCAAAGGGTCCCTGTGCTGGCGCTGGCCGCCCGCCTCTACGTCTCCTTCATCCGCGGCACGCCGCTTCTGGTGCAGCTCTTCCTGATCTATTACGGGTTGCCCCAATACGGCGTCACGCTGGGGCCGCTCACCTCGGCGCTGATCGGGTTTTCGCTCAGTGTCGGCGCCTATTCCTCGGAGATCCTGCGGGGCGCGATCGGGGCGATCGATCACGGTCAATGGGAAGCGGCAACCGTGATCGGCATGACGCGCTGGCAAACCCTGCGCCGCGTGATCCTGCCCCAGGCGGCGCGCACCGCCTTGCCCCCGCTCGGCAACAACTTCATCGGTCTCATCAAGGACACCTCGCTCGCCGCCACCATCCAGGTGCCCGAGCTGTTCCGCCAGGCGCAGCTCGTCACCGCGCGGACCTTCGACATCTTCGCCATGTATTTCGCCGCGGCCGCGATCTACTGGATCCTCTCGACCATCCTCGCCTTCGGGCAGGACCGTCTGGAGGTGCGGGCCAATCGCCACAGCCGCAGGTCCGTCGCATGAGGGACATCGCCCGCATGAGAGCGGCCCACCGCGTGAGGGAGATCCGCTCATGAGCATGATCTCGGTCACCGGGCTCGCCAAACGCTTCGGCGTCACGGAGGTGCTGAAGGGGATCGATCTCGAGGTGGAGCGCGGCGAGGTCGTCACGATCGTCGGCCCGAGCGGGTCCGGCAAGACGACGCTGCTGCGCTGTCTCGACCTTCTGGAAACGCCGACCGCCGGCCGCATCCGTGTGGGCGACGTCGTCATCGACGCCGCCCGGCCGCTGTCGCAGCAGAAGCGCGAGGTTCGCGCGCTGCGCCTGCGCCTCGGCTTCGTGTTCCAGAACTTCAATCTGTTCCCACACCGCACCGCGCTCGAGAACGTCATCGAAGGCCCGGTCGTCGTGAAGGGGGAAAGACGGGAGGCAGCGGTGACGCGGGCCCGGGCGCTGCTCGCCCGCGTCGGTCTCGCCGATCGCGCCGACGCCTATCCGAGCCACCTCTCGGGCGGCCAGCAACAGCGCGTCGCCATCGCCCGCGCGCTCGCCATGGACCCGGAGGTCATTCTGTTCGACGAGCCGACCTCCGCGCTCGATCCCGAGCTTGTCGGAGAGGTGCTCGGCACCATCCGCGATCTCGCCGCCGAGAAGCGGACGATGGTGATCGTCACCCACGAGATGCGCTTTGCGCGCGACGTCGCCGATCGCACGATCTTCGTCGACGGCGGCGTCATCGTGGAACAGGGGTCGTCGAAGGCGCTGTTCGACGAGCCGCGGGAAGAGCGCACCCGGCGCTTCCTGCAGAAGACGCGAGACGGGTCCTGACGGGCTCGAAGTCCCGCCGTCGCACCATCCCGCCGGCCCCCGGAGACAGCCTGATGACGTCGAGCCGAATCGCCTTCAACGCCTTCGATATGACGTGCATCATGCACCAGTCGCCGGGGCTCTGGACTCACCCCGAGGACCGCTCGACCGATTACAAGAAGCTCGGCTACTGGACCGATCTCGCGAGGCTTCTCGAGAGGGGCAAGTTCGACGGCTTGTTCATCGCCGACGTGCTCGGCGTCTACGACACCTACCAGCACTCGCCGGCGGCCTCGATCCGGCGGGCGATGCAGATCCCCGTCCACGATCCCCTGATGCAGGTCTCGGCAATGGCTGCGGTGACGGAGAAGCTCGGCTTCGGCATCACCGTCTCGGCGACCTACGAGCAGCCGTATGCGTTGGCCCGCCGGTTCAGTTCCCTCGACCACCTCACCGAGGGACGCATCGCCTGGAACATCGTGACGAGCTATCTCGACGGTGCGGCTCGCAATCTCGGCCATTCGCAGCAGGTCTCCCACGACGAGCGCTACGTCCTCGCCGACGAGGTGGTCGATATCTGCTACAAGCTTTGGGAGGGCTCCTGGGACGAGGACGCCGTCGTCGAGGATCGGGCGAACAAGATCTATGCCGACCCGGACAAGGTGCGGGGTATCGCGCACAAGGGCAAATATTTCTCGGTGCCCGGCGTCCATCTCAGCGAGCCGTCGCCCCAGCGGACGCCGGTGATCTGGCAGGCGGGCACCTCGCCGGCGGGACGGGCCTTCGCAGCGCGTCATGCCGAAGCGGTGTTCACCGTCGCCCCGACGTCCCGCATCCTGCGCAAATATGTCGACGATATCCGTGCGATCGCCGCCGACAACGGGCGCGATCCGCGCAGCGTGAAGATCTTCACGGAGATCACCATCGTCACGGCCGAGAGTGATGAAGCCGCGCAGGCCAAATACGAGGATTATCTCACCTACACTGATTATGAAGGCGCTCTCGCCTTCTATGCCGGGATCACCGGGATCGACCTGTCGCAGCTCGATCCAGATCAACCGTTGCAATATGTCGACACGGATTCGGCCCGCTTCGCGCTCGAGATCTTCTCCCGCGCCGATCCCGACCGGGTCTGGACACCCCATGAGGTGGCGAAGTTCGTCGGCATCGGCGCCATGGGGCCGGTCCTCGTCGGCGGGCCGGCGACGGTCGCGGATGAACTCGAGCGGTGGGTCGAGGAAGCCGACATCGACGGCTTCAACCTCGCTTACGCCATCACGCCCGGCACCTTCGAGGACTTCATCACCTTCATCGTGCCCGAGCTCCAGGCTCGTGGCCGCTATTGGCACGATTACGATGCCTCGACCACCGTCCGCGAGCGGCTCTACGGCGTCGGTCATACGCGCGTGCGCGACGACCATCCGGCGGCGCGCTACCGCCGCTGAACGGTTGTTCGCGGTCCTTCCGGCTCACACCTTCAGCCGGCGTTCCAGCCAGAGGCTGTAGCGCGAGCCGGCGGCCGAGATCACGAAATAGACGATGGCGGCAACTGTGAAGGCCTCGTTGTAGAAGCCGAGCCAGTTCGGGTCGGTCGCCGCGGCGCGCGCGGTGTTGAGGAAATCGAACAGGCCGATCACCGTCACCAGAGTGGTGTCGAGAAAGAGGCCGATCGCGAGGTTGACGAAGGAGGGGATCACCCGCCGGAGCGCCTGTGGCAGGATGATGAGCTGCATCGTCTGACGGTCGCTCAGGCCCAGCGCGCGGCCGCCCTCGAGCTGGCTCGTTTCGACCGACTGCAGGCCTGAGCGGACGATTTCCGCCATGTAGGCGGCGACGAAGAGGATGATCGCGATCTGCGCCCGCAACAGCTTGTCGATCGAGGCGCCGGCGGGAATCATCAGCGGGAAGACCAGCGTCGAGACATAGAGCACGGCGATCATCGGCACGCCGCGGAAGCCCTCGATGAAGGCGACGGCGAGAAGGCGGATCAAGCCCATCCGCGAGCGCCGTGCCAGCGCGAGGACGATTCCGAGCGGGAACGCGCCGAGGAAGCCCACCGCCGCGAGCAGCACGGTGAGCGGAAAGCCGCCCCAGTTCTGGGTTGGGACCGGGTGGCCGGTGAGCGTCCCGCCCATCAGCCCGATCGCCCCGGCGAACCCCACGATCACCAGCGCGAATAGTTTGCGGCCCCACAAACGCGGCGCGGCCATCAACACCAGCGTGGCGGCGATCAGCACGGTTGCCGCGGCCGCCTGTCCGTCGAGATTGCGCGGATAGAGGGCGAAGACGAGAAAGCGCGCCTTCTCGATGACGAAGATCCAGCACGCGCCGGTGCGGTCGTCGCACGCGGCGCGGGGCCCCGTGAACACCGCATCGACGAACGCCCAGCGCACGAACGGCCACAGCACGGCGGCGGCGAACAGGATGTAGGCGAGCGTGATCGCGATGTTGAGCGGCGAGCCGAACAGACCCTTGCGCCACTTGGCGAGCGCCCGGCGCACGGCCACCCGCGTGCCTTCGGCCGCAGGCTTGAAGGCGGTCACCGCCGTCATCGGCGCCCGCTCCGGGCGATCAGGCGCGCATTGTAGCGGTTCATGGCGAACGACACCGAGAGGCTGATCATCAGATAGACGGAGACCATGATGAAGATCGCCTCGACGGCCTGTCCCGTCTGATTGGCGACCGTGTTGACGATGCTGACGAGGTCCGGGTAGCCGATCGCCACCGCGAGGCTCGAGTTCTTGGTGAGGCTCAGATAGCTCGACGTCATCACCGGCAGGATGATGCGGACGGCCTGGGGCAGCACGACGAGTTGCAACGCCTTGGCGCGGGAGAGGCCGAGCGAACGGGCCGCCTCCCATTGTCCGGCCGGGATCGCCTCGATGCCGCTGCGCACGATTTCCGCGATGCCGGCGGCCGCGTTGACGACGAGCCCGACGAGGAGGGCCGAGAATTCCGGTGTCAGCGAGAGGCCGCCACGGATGTTGAAGCCCTTGAGGGCCGGAACATCGAGGCCGACGAGGCCCGGCTGCGCCACGGGCCAGACGAGCGCGGCCGCGAGCGCCCCGAGAGCCGCCGAGACGAGCAGGCGCCGCCGCAGCCGGAGGGCGGGCGAGGTGCGCGCCGCCACGATCGGCGCCGCGACCAGGATCACAGCGAGGAATGCGAAGGCCCAGGCGATAGCGGGCGTCGTGAACGTGAGGGCGGGGATGAAGACGCCGCGGTTCGACAGCAGCATGCCGGGTAGCGGCGAGAAGGCCTGCCGCGCCGCCGGCAGGGCGTGGAAGAGCCCGTTCCAGACGAAGAGCTGCAACAGGAGCGGCGTGTTGCGCATCAGCTCGACATAGGCCCGCACGGAACCCGACAGCAGCGGGTTCTCGGACAGCCTGCCGATCCCGAGGGCGACGCCGAGGATGGTCGCGAGCACGCATCCCGCCGCCGAGACGGCGAGCGTGTTCAGCAACCCGACCACGATCGCGCGGCCGAACGTGTCGGCCGGACTGTAGGCGATCAGGCTTTCGCCGATGTCGAAATTGGCGGCGCTGCGCAGGAAGTCGAAGCCGGGCCGGATGCCGGTGCGCTCGATGTTGGCATCCATCGTCGCGCCGAGCCAGGCGAACAGCGTGAGGACGGCGACGAACACCACGATCTGGGTCGCCGGCCGCTCGCCGATCCAGACCCGGATCGCATTGCGGGCGGGAGCCTGCGCCCCCGCCCCGCCCAGGAGTGCGGATTGCGTCATCGGCGGACCGTCACCGGAACGGCGGGGAATAGAGCAGACCGCCCTTCTCCCAGATCTGGTTCAGGCCGCGATCGAAGTTGAGCGGCGTGCCCTTGCCGACATTGCGATCGAAGATCTCGCCATAATTGCCCACGGTCTTGATGATGTTGTAGGCGAACTTCGGATCGAGGCCGATGGCCTGGCCGAGCGAGGGATCGACGCCGAGAAAGCGCTGGATCGAGGGGTCCTTGCTGGTCAGGAAGTCGTCGATGTTCTTCGACGTGATGCCGAGCTCTTCGGCCTGGATCGTCGCGTAGACCGTCCAGTTGACGATCTGCAGCCAGTCGTGGTCGCCGCCGCGGATCGCGGGCGCCAACGGCTCCTTCGAGAGGCGATCCGGAAGCAGCACGTAATCGTCCGGGTGCGCCGCCTGGGTCCGCCGCGAGGCGAGATCGGAGGAATCCTGGGTGAGCGCGTCGACGCGGCCGGATTCGAGCGCGGCGAGGAATTCCTTGCTGTCCTCGAACACGACCGGCGTGTAGCTCTTGCCCGTCTTGCGGAAGAAGTCCGCGATGTTGAGCTCGCCCGTGGTGCCGCTCTGGACGCCGATGGTGGCGCCGTCGAGATCGGCGCCCTTGGTGATGCCGAGCGACTTCTTCACCAGCAGGCCCTGGCCGTCATAGAAGATGACCGGCCCGAAATCGAAGCCGAGCTTGAACGAGCGGGTGATCGTCTCGGTCACGCCGGACAGCAGGACGTCGAACTCGCCGGCCTGCAGCGCCGGCAGACGCTGCTGCGGCGAAGACGAGGTGAACTCCACCTTGTTCGGGTCGTTGAAGACGGTGATGGCCAGTGCCCGACCGAAATCGATGAACAGCCCCTGCCACTTGCCGTTGCTGTCGGGGGCGAAGAAGCCGGGCGAGGTGCCGACGCCGACCTTGATGACCCCGCGCGACTTGATGGCATCGAGCGTCGCGCCGGCGTGGGCGGCAAAGGAAAAGGCCGAAATCGCGGCGGTCGTCAGGACGGTCAAAGCGGCGGTCTTCGCCAGACCTGTTCTCAGTCGGGAAAGCATTCGGGCATGCCTCTTCATGTCGTCTCACGGCGCTCGCGCGAGAGATCGAGGATCGGGGAACGGTCTTCGGCGCGGCCGCGAGATGCGGTGTCCAAGACCTGGCGATGCCTTTGTTGTTGTCTGCTGGAAGATATCAGGCGAGCCGATCCTAAGCGGCGCCGACGTGTCGATATAGAAACGCCATTCTAATTTGGGCTGGCGCGGTTGAATTAAATGGCTCCGGCGCAACCTCTGGCTAGGGCGTCGGGGCGATTATCGCCGGCCATCGCGCGCCGCGCCGCCGGCGCGCGGCTATGCTCGTGTTTCTCAAATCGTTCGATATTATAATCTAATAATCGCGATTTTTATGGAAATATATTTCTGACCATTCGCAGCGATCATGCGGCGCCTGTGAGTTCTATAAATGCAATTCTCCGGGCTGAGTTGAGAAGACTCCAAAAACTCACGATCTACAGCCGATCTTTTCCATCGATAGGGTCGTTTTTAGGTCGACGTTCCTGCCGGTCCACCGCTCGATCACGCTAGGCTGACGCTCTCGTTCGTCGAACCCGTTGAGCGCGCCCGTGTCTCCCAGTTCAGTTCTCGCAGCGCACGACATCACCAAGGCCTTCGGCTCGACCAAGGCCCTGCGGGGGGTGGATCTCACCCTCTACGCAGGACGCGCCGTGGCTCTCATGGGTGCCAACGGGGCGGGCAAGTCGACGCTCGTGAAGATCCTCTGCGGT is drawn from Segnochrobactrum spirostomi and contains these coding sequences:
- the tcyL gene encoding cystine ABC transporter permease produces the protein MDLSGASSLQLIAQSLPFLLRGAVYSIGLGVGSMAIGLVIAFFVAIVRLQRVPVLALAARLYVSFIRGTPLLVQLFLIYYGLPQYGVTLGPLTSALIGFSLSVGAYSSEILRGAIGAIDHGQWEAATVIGMTRWQTLRRVILPQAARTALPPLGNNFIGLIKDTSLAATIQVPELFRQAQLVTARTFDIFAMYFAAAAIYWILSTILAFGQDRLEVRANRHSRRSVA
- a CDS encoding cysteine desulfurase, with translation MTTNIEVGRTPDFPSGAELTGIVNDDPFHSALIARLANEIFAEARGGPALGILPGSGIASPGIASPGIVAPAATSPATTPPSFAPAPPSPLHLVLPSADAVDAGFGVPVASAAVPTAPTVPGAFTAPSNVTALPWVAPETVSPAVSALEPAAASRPPVHPPHPGAERATDVASSPHEANGHPGEPAPFGAEDSYPFGEPRYAGALAFRHHAEIPTEGRYGAAATPDFYFLQHGGSRKAETRVEPQPRSPQAPAHHPAPPLSTFDVQAIRRDFPALHQTVNGKPLVWLDNAATTHKPQSVIDITSEFYSRHNSNIHRAAHTLAARSTDLFEGARDKLRDFVGAADSKEIIFLRGTTEAINLVAQSYGRSHFKPGDEIVVTHIEHHANIVPWQLVAQATEAVLRAAPVNDRGELIFDKFVALLGPRTKFVSVTHVANALGTINPVEQIIAAAHAWGVPVLIDAAQSSPHIPLDVRALDADFLVLSGHKVFGPTGIGILYGKAHLLEALPPWQGGGHMIRDVTFEKTVFNHIPEKFEAGTPDIAGAVGLGAAIDYLQRVGLPAIAAYEHDLLVYATEALATVPKLRLIGTAAAKASVLSFVIDGYAPDAVSRHLDKHGIATRSGHHCAQPALRRFGVETTVRASLAFYNTREDVDALIRALHLLPRA
- the epsC gene encoding serine O-acetyltransferase EpsC; the encoded protein is MKPLPSETAASAGWDLDAIVADLRRSREVLHNIRHKGSVRELPSRRALAEVVEHLSAALFPTHFGATDLTDESIDYFVGASLGQALSALAEQIRRGLRFGPAQVEAETGLEAKAAEITRTFAHQLPDIRALLVSDLQAAYEGDPAATSFAEILLSYPGVVAVLHYRLAHALHRLGVPFLARLISKIAHSQTGIDIHPAAEIGSGFFIDHGTGVVIGETAIIGNHVRLYHSVTLGAKRFAVDETGALIKGKPRHPIVEDDVVIYAGATVLGRITIGRGAVIGGNAWVTQDVAPGAVLLKAASD
- a CDS encoding family 2B encapsulin nanocompartment shell protein; amino-acid sequence: MTSPSSVPAPHLSVSAGAARNLATATVTAVQNSETTPRWLHRLLPWIDVAGGVYRVNRRKLVVGGAGLVATEGHGDAARIVAESLRSIPIFAALDAETLEALAARFKARHHDAGAELPAVGGTHRTLVVVAEGSVELFGIGPYGGRLRERLVGTGGFYGERGLVDEAGGPASAARALSAVTVLTLDHGALADAPALGAAVAAAAAARTALEADANIYGESKIDLLAGHTGEPLLPTTFVDYADHPREYHLSTIQTVLHTHTRITDLYSNQIDQLREQVRLTVEAVKEREEWELINNPDFGLLHEVAPGFRVPTRSGAPTPDDLDELIALVWKKPAFFLAHPKAIAAFGREATRRGVPPATVNLFGSPFITWRGIPLVPSDKVPIVRRNGVETTSILLLRVGEGEQGVVGLQKAGVTGEVEPGLSVRYSGTNEHSIASHLVTRYFSAAVLIDDAIARLDDVLIGQYHDYKY
- the tcyN gene encoding L-cystine ABC transporter ATP-binding protein TcyN — its product is MISVTGLAKRFGVTEVLKGIDLEVERGEVVTIVGPSGSGKTTLLRCLDLLETPTAGRIRVGDVVIDAARPLSQQKREVRALRLRLGFVFQNFNLFPHRTALENVIEGPVVVKGERREAAVTRARALLARVGLADRADAYPSHLSGGQQQRVAIARALAMDPEVILFDEPTSALDPELVGEVLGTIRDLAAEKRTMVIVTHEMRFARDVADRTIFVDGGVIVEQGSSKALFDEPREERTRRFLQKTRDGS
- the tcyJ gene encoding cystine ABC transporter substrate-binding protein, giving the protein MPFPSAARRWRGRAIAFLAALVVAGAGVPARAGSVYDHIEATHQLVVGMEGTYPPFNFQDSSGKLVGFEVDFANALAAELKVKPVFQLSNWSGLLGALQSGRVDVVINQVADTPEREKIFDFSEPYSYSGIQIVVKKGNPDNITGPETLAGKTVAAGLGTNYGQWLVKNVPTAIPRTYDDNVTPYQDLAAGRIDAVLNDRLVVADIVKRTGNVFEIVGKPFDPQGSSIALPKDAELQAALNHAIDALRANGTLKTISEKWFGIDVTARP
- a CDS encoding YeeE/YedE family protein translates to MTRLGLDRLVQGIAGLVFGLGLVVSGMIDPAKVLNFLDFAGTWDPSLAFVMAGAVAIAFVGFRVAGGRARPILAERFHWPVSRAVDPRVIVGPAVFGIGWGLSGFCPGPAVAALGLLAPGTFVFVGAMLIGMAIARALTAPRVPQDQSHPVAGTRP